The genomic window agggcagcacaaggggctgacagtgcccagcctggctggggctgtgccaggaggccccagggcctcaggacaaggtgtctcctcccagcccttgctggcacagaccctgctgtgccccagggcaccaagtcttggcttctctttgtccccacctgtcatcactgcctgcagttctctgctctgcctggggcctggggacacttgctcagccGTGTctctcagtgggacccattaaaagtccaagaaactttggagttggatgctgccttggagttctgcagaggtttcatcagctccctctcagggactgatgtccagggcctgagcacaaagccccagaggctgattaaagtccttgtgctgtgtctgtgctgctgagctgggctgggctcctggcacagaggcagctcctgctcaccaagaagagcttcaaaagcacatttctctggatgagcagctcttctgccagcccagcagggctggggcactgcctgcagccagcctgggcacagcacagaggcacagagagcttcaatcagtcagggctgggaaggggctgagaagtgcctggggcacaatcactgccagcccttggcacaggaacctctggctgcaggacaatgcagctgcagctcctggagccatctcctcaagctggaacatgccaatgcctgcagagcctgtgagtacattctctgcttgtctcttgtgcagagcagccaggggtgcccagggctgtcctgcagagcagggtcctgcagcccagggcgctgtgctggggcagggactctgctgcctgccagggacagctctcagccagccctggcagctgctcccagcactgggggacaagatctggctgggaggagacagctggtgaggcttgggagtgttgtccttgtgtggggaggatgctgcattgttcaggactgcttccagcatggcattgaactgcagaacataTACTAGgagattatacagggagcacagcaaggcaggggctgcataagaaagaaaaatttgcatttttaatctactgctctgggtTTCCTGGATGGGATATTTCACATAGATATTTATCTTTCAGTTCaggttgaggaaaaaaaatttcccagaTTTACTAAAccaggcagtgacagaaatcagcacagggcccctcacaggcagcatcagtgttgcttttccagtctcctcagggttgctctgacgttgccatcagagcctgcagagccagagctgcccctgggcagtgcctgagctgggagggctctgcagggcagagctgagcccccagggctgggctgggctctggcagcactggcagggcccagccctgggcacagggaagcagctgctggcagggacagcttcaggcagcagagccctgggcaggcagtggggggaaagtgcccccaggctgtgctgggatatttcaagtcctctccaaacccaactattccatgactacttttcttacagatccccatgtgCAGCcgcagcaaatgtccaacagcagctccatcaggcacttcctgctgctggcattggcagacacgcggcagctgcagctcctgcacttctgccttttgctgagcatctccctggctgccctcctgggcaacagcctcatcatcagcgccgtagcctgcggccaccacctgcacacgcccatgttcttcttcctgctcaacctggccctcagcgacctgggctccatctgcaccactgtccccaaagccatgcacaattccctctgggacaccagcaacatctcctactcaggatgtgctgcacagctctttttctttatgttcttcatctcagcagagttttttctgctgaccgtgatgtgctacgaccgctacgtgtccatctgcaaacccctgcactacgggaccctcctgggcagcagagcttgtgcccacatggcagcagctgcctgggccagtgcctttgtctattcactgctgcacacagccaatacattttccctgcccctgtgccatggcaatgccctggaccagttcttctgtgaaatcccacaaatcctcaagctctcctgcgcCAAATCCCAACTCAGGGAACTGGGACTTCTTGCTTTTGGTGTGTCTTTggtatttgtttgttttgtgttcattgttttctcctatgtgcagatcttcagagctgtgctgaggatcccctctgagcagggacggcacaaagccttttccacctgcctccctcacctggctgttgTCTCCCTGTTTGTCACCACAGGCAcatttgcctacctgaagcccccctccatgtcctccccatccctggatctggccctgtcagttctatactcagtggtgcctccagccctgaaccctctcatctacagcctgaggaatcaggagctcaaggctgcagtgtggagactgatgacttgatggttttggaaacattaaactgctggccaatttctgcaaatcacttgtaataaaactCAACTTTGATATTtcttcttgttttcatttcctttgttttcacttttactttttctttgtttttcatttttcatattgTCAATGAAGAAAAGCCATTCCTTGTgcaatttctcattttgtttctctccaccttccctgtggccacagactgtgtcaatgaggggctgcgctcttggtggctttaaaggaactaaaggatctcccagcagagttttctgcagagatgccctttttttgccttctctggagctgcagcagcaatgtctgtgtgcagagctggggcagatcagtgctggcccagcagctgtgcccagcagcagcagcagcagcacttggtgttgccagtgctgctgccgtggccctgccccgctgccctggtggtcctggtgttgctgcagggcctgagtgctctcggggccgggcacagccctgggggtggcagtgccggggctgcagcagggacaggccatgtaATATAAATCAACTTTGATAattcttttgggtttggttgtgggtttggtctttttttccccatgtttcagttttttaatattgtccgaaaagaaaagccattggttttgccatttctcattttgtttctgtccatcttccctgtggccactGATTGTGTcggtgaggggctgcactccgtgtggctttaaaggaactaaaggatctcccagcagagttttctgcagagatgcccttttgttgccttctctggagctgcagcagcaatgtctgtgtgcagagctggggcagatcagtgctggcacagcagctctgctcctgctggccacacattcctgatccaggccaggagccattggccttcttggccacctgggcacactgctgcctcatgtccagcctgctgtccatcagtccctgaaggtccctttctgcctggctgctgtcctggAACTCTGTctccagcctgtagcactggggccaaatatcagggtctggcacttggatttgttaaatctcaccttgttggattcatcccctggatccagcctgtccaagtcactgtgcagagccctccgaCCCTACAGCAGATCAAATCTCACATCCAGCTTGGTGACATTTGCgaagatgtccttggttccatggggcccctcagtgtcacaatggcctcttggttacaccaggccctgcactgtcacactggtctccttggttccgtGGGGCCTCAAAATGTGacaatggtccccttggttccatggggccccagggtgtcacaatggccccatggtcacatgaggtcccacactgtcaccatggtctctgtggttccacaagtccccacagtgtcacaatggactccttgtttccacacagtgtcacagcgTTCTTCCAGATTCCTTGAGGCCCCATTGTGTcgcagtggccccttggttacacaggatcctgcagtgtcacagtgtccccttggtgccatgaggtcccgcagtgtcagaacggccccttggttccactgggccctgcagtctcccaatggtctccttggttttgcagtgtc from Agelaius phoeniceus isolate bAgePho1 chromosome 8, bAgePho1.hap1, whole genome shotgun sequence includes these protein-coding regions:
- the LOC143694680 gene encoding olfactory receptor 14J1-like — translated: MCYDRYVSICKPLHYGTLLGSRACAHMAAAAWASAFVYSLLHTANTFSLPLCHGNALDQFFCEIPQILKLSCAKSQLRELGLLAFGVSLVFVCFVFIVFSYVQIFRAVLRIPSEQGRHKAFSTCLPHLAVVSLFVTTGTFAYLKPPSMSSPSLDLALSVLYSVVPPALNPLIYSLRNQELKAAVWRLMT